Proteins from one Cellulosilyticum lentocellum DSM 5427 genomic window:
- the pyk gene encoding pyruvate kinase — MRKTKIICTLGPKTRDVDNIRKIIETGADAIRINFSHDDHKIHGETVKRVIKVREELGKPIPLILDTKGPEIRTGVMKDDLDHKLNIGDSFTLTTEEIEGDGKRVSVTYKNLPFDLKRGSRILIDDGLIELRVKNLTDTDIECSVVNGGVLGSRKGVNIPDVFVNLPALTEKDIADVEFAPKAGFDYIAASFIRCAADIIKIRQVLEEAGGSDIQIIAKIENRDGVNNIDEIIEVADAIMVARGDLGVEIPTEEVPIVQKELIKKANKAGKPVITATQMLDSMIRNPRPTRAETTDVANAIFDGTSAIMLSGETAKGDYPLEAIQTMAKIAMTAEAVVAKQEQEALVSKNYGISMTNAVSHATCNTARELDAACIISITKSGYTARSISKFKPNCRIVGCTNNQRVLRQLNLVWGCTPVLITPKEGASTDETFALAVQKVEELKLAEQGDVVVLSTGVPLGAEGTSNIMKVQYVGNVLTKGVGFGNKSITARASVIKVLDEADQYFKQGDILVAHKTSNEYLPYMKKASAIVVEESALEENNHAVIVGRTLDIPVIIGANGIIEGLKNATVITVDGRNGYIYNGVVHKA; from the coding sequence ATGCGCAAAACTAAAATTATTTGTACATTAGGACCTAAGACCAGAGACGTAGACAATATAAGAAAAATCATCGAAACAGGTGCTGATGCGATTCGTATCAATTTTTCACATGATGATCATAAAATTCATGGAGAAACCGTTAAACGTGTTATTAAAGTAAGAGAAGAGCTTGGAAAACCTATTCCTCTTATTCTAGATACTAAAGGTCCAGAAATTAGAACTGGTGTCATGAAAGATGACTTAGACCATAAGTTAAACATTGGAGATAGTTTTACTTTAACAACAGAGGAAATTGAAGGTGACGGCAAGCGTGTAAGTGTGACTTATAAAAATTTGCCTTTTGATTTAAAAAGAGGTAGTCGTATTTTAATTGACGATGGTCTCATTGAACTCCGTGTCAAAAATTTGACGGATACTGACATTGAATGTAGTGTCGTTAATGGTGGTGTATTAGGTTCAAGAAAAGGGGTTAATATTCCTGATGTATTTGTTAATTTACCTGCACTTACAGAAAAAGATATTGCAGACGTAGAGTTTGCACCAAAAGCAGGCTTTGACTATATTGCTGCCTCTTTTATCCGTTGTGCTGCTGATATTATTAAAATTCGTCAAGTGCTAGAAGAAGCAGGCGGAAGTGATATTCAAATTATTGCTAAAATCGAAAATCGAGATGGTGTCAATAACATCGATGAAATCATCGAAGTAGCAGATGCAATCATGGTTGCTAGAGGTGACTTAGGTGTAGAAATTCCTACAGAAGAAGTACCTATCGTGCAAAAAGAACTTATTAAAAAAGCAAATAAAGCAGGTAAACCTGTTATTACAGCAACACAAATGCTAGATTCTATGATTCGTAATCCTAGACCTACAAGAGCAGAAACAACCGACGTAGCTAATGCTATTTTTGATGGTACGAGTGCTATCATGCTTTCAGGAGAAACAGCTAAAGGGGATTATCCTTTAGAAGCTATTCAAACGATGGCTAAGATTGCTATGACAGCAGAAGCTGTTGTAGCGAAACAAGAACAGGAAGCTTTAGTGAGTAAAAACTATGGTATTAGTATGACTAATGCAGTAAGTCATGCAACCTGTAATACTGCTAGAGAATTAGATGCTGCATGTATTATTAGTATTACGAAATCCGGCTATACAGCACGTTCTATTTCTAAATTTAAACCTAACTGTCGTATTGTAGGTTGTACCAATAATCAAAGAGTACTTAGACAGCTTAACTTAGTTTGGGGTTGTACGCCTGTACTGATTACACCTAAAGAAGGGGCTTCTACAGATGAAACTTTTGCATTAGCGGTTCAAAAAGTTGAAGAGCTTAAACTTGCTGAGCAAGGTGATGTAGTGGTTTTATCAACAGGGGTACCATTAGGGGCAGAAGGTACAAGTAATATTATGAAGGTTCAATACGTGGGAAACGTACTTACTAAAGGTGTGGGTTTCGGCAATAAGTCTATCACAGCACGCGCCAGTGTGATTAAAGTATTAGACGAAGCGGATCAATATTTTAAACAAGGAGATATTTTAGTAGCTCATAAAACGAGCAACGAATATTTACCTTATATGAAAAAAGCAAGTGCTATTGTTGTAGAAGAAAGTGCACTTGAAGAAAATAATCATGCCGTAATTGTTGGGAGAACTTTAGATATTCCCGTTATTATTGGGGCTAATGGGATTATAGAAGGACTTAAAAATGCTACTGTTATTACTGTAGATGGTAGAAATGGCTATATCTATAATGGCGTAGTACATAAAGCATAA